From Methanosarcina lacustris Z-7289, one genomic window encodes:
- the cfbC gene encoding Ni-sirohydrochlorin a,c-diamide reductive cyclase ATP-dependent reductase subunit, whose amino-acid sequence MKKQKVIAIYGKGGIGKSSTASNVAAACAEAGKKVMIIGCDPKSDSSITLLGGRRIPTILDLIREGVDVKEKDVVFEGYAGVKCIEAGGPEPGIGCAGRGIIVAIQKLKSISEDLLKAQDLIIYDVPGDIVCGGFVAPVRKGYVNKAYVLTSGEYMPLYAANNICKGLSKIGMPISGIICNSRNASREEEIVRKFSEEIGSQLMAFIPKRQIVQDCERDGYSVMEKAPDSDIAKIYRQLGEAILTNEKKVLADHLSDERLREMTK is encoded by the coding sequence TTGAAAAAACAAAAAGTCATTGCAATTTACGGAAAAGGCGGCATAGGTAAGTCGAGCACAGCCTCAAACGTTGCAGCTGCCTGTGCGGAAGCAGGAAAGAAGGTCATGATCATAGGCTGCGACCCAAAAAGCGATTCGTCCATAACCCTTCTCGGAGGCAGGAGAATTCCGACCATACTCGACCTCATCCGCGAAGGGGTGGATGTAAAGGAAAAAGATGTGGTCTTTGAAGGGTATGCCGGCGTCAAATGCATAGAAGCCGGAGGGCCTGAGCCCGGAATAGGCTGTGCAGGACGCGGGATCATAGTTGCAATTCAAAAACTGAAAAGCATTTCTGAAGACCTCCTTAAAGCACAGGACCTTATAATCTACGATGTGCCGGGAGACATTGTCTGCGGCGGGTTTGTTGCCCCTGTCCGGAAGGGCTATGTAAATAAGGCATACGTCCTGACCTCAGGAGAATATATGCCCCTCTACGCAGCAAACAATATCTGCAAAGGGCTTTCCAAAATCGGTATGCCGATTAGCGGGATTATCTGCAATTCCAGAAACGCGAGCCGGGAAGAAGAAATCGTCAGGAAATTTTCAGAGGAAATCGGCAGTCAACTTATGGCTTTTATCCCCAAAAGGCAGATCGTCCAGGACTGCGAAAGGGATGGCTATTCTGTTATGGAAAAAGCTCCTGACTCCGACATTGCCAAAATCTACCGCCAGCTTGGAGAAGCAATTCTGACTAACGAAAAGAAGGTTCTGGCAGACCATCTAAGCGATGAGCGGTTAAGGGAAATGACAAAGTGA
- the cfbB gene encoding Ni-sirohydrochlorin a,c-diamide synthase, producing the protein MSYSKQSGTGAGSIPRVLISADRSSSGKTTISMGIMAALVSRGYKVQPFKVALDYIDPSYHTEITGRFCRNLDGYLMDEAGILDVYSHACETGDGADIAIIEGVRGLYEGFESLSDLGSTAQIAKILKCPVVFVINARSITRSAAALVSGYKNFDPDVEIAGVILNNIGGRRHAQKAKEAIEYYTGVPVIGIIPRDPAMQISMRHLGLMPALEGRRRLGDEGFEDRLRGIEEIITKGIDVARFLEIAGSAKPLKCSENSIFTPAAGAGSADAGSSGPRIGIALDEAFNFYYHDNIDLLELAGAKIVYFSPVKDPGLPEVDGLYIGGGYPELFAADLEANESMRRSIKEASAAGMPIYAECGGLMYLTEKISTGVPGKSTYHDASMPESTYLMVGALPGHTIMGQTRVVSYNIGTLDRDCLIGKEGNSFKGHEFHHSEIREIPEDAEFAITLSRGTGIKGDRDGLIVENTLGSYAHLHGAAYRELAGSLVEAARKFRDSRASR; encoded by the coding sequence ATGTCCTACAGCAAACAATCCGGAACAGGGGCAGGGAGCATTCCCAGAGTCCTTATTTCTGCAGACCGTTCCTCTTCAGGCAAGACCACAATTTCCATGGGCATTATGGCTGCCCTTGTATCAAGAGGGTATAAAGTCCAGCCCTTCAAGGTCGCCCTTGACTATATCGACCCCAGTTACCACACCGAAATCACGGGACGGTTCTGCCGGAACCTTGACGGGTACCTGATGGACGAAGCCGGGATTCTTGACGTCTACTCCCATGCCTGTGAAACAGGAGACGGGGCTGACATTGCAATTATCGAAGGCGTCCGGGGGCTTTACGAGGGCTTTGAAAGCTTGAGCGACCTCGGGAGTACAGCCCAGATCGCAAAGATTCTCAAATGCCCTGTGGTTTTCGTAATCAATGCCCGCAGCATTACCCGTTCTGCTGCAGCCCTTGTAAGCGGCTATAAGAATTTCGACCCTGACGTGGAAATTGCAGGTGTTATCCTTAATAATATAGGGGGCCGCCGCCACGCACAAAAGGCAAAAGAGGCAATAGAATACTATACTGGCGTGCCGGTCATAGGAATTATTCCAAGGGACCCCGCCATGCAGATTTCCATGCGCCACCTCGGGCTCATGCCAGCTCTCGAAGGCAGGCGGAGGCTTGGAGACGAAGGGTTTGAGGACAGGCTCCGGGGCATTGAAGAAATTATCACTAAAGGAATTGATGTGGCCCGCTTCCTGGAAATCGCAGGGAGCGCAAAACCTCTGAAATGTTCCGAAAATAGCATTTTTACCCCTGCTGCCGGTGCAGGATCTGCCGACGCAGGCTCTTCAGGGCCGAGGATAGGTATTGCCCTTGACGAGGCTTTCAACTTTTACTACCATGATAATATCGACCTGCTGGAACTTGCCGGGGCGAAGATTGTCTACTTTAGCCCTGTAAAAGACCCGGGGCTTCCTGAGGTTGACGGGCTTTATATCGGAGGCGGCTACCCGGAACTATTTGCAGCCGACCTCGAAGCCAACGAGTCCATGCGAAGAAGCATCAAAGAAGCCTCTGCTGCAGGTATGCCCATTTACGCCGAGTGCGGGGGACTCATGTACCTTACGGAGAAAATCAGTACCGGAGTTCCTGGAAAAAGCACATACCACGACGCTTCGATGCCCGAGTCCACCTATTTAATGGTGGGTGCGCTTCCCGGGCACACAATTATGGGGCAGACCAGGGTAGTCAGTTACAATATCGGGACCCTTGATAGGGACTGCCTTATCGGAAAGGAAGGCAACAGCTTCAAAGGACATGAGTTCCACCACTCCGAAATCCGGGAAATCCCTGAGGATGCGGAATTTGCAATAACCCTCTCAAGGGGCACCGGGATAAAAGGCGACAGGGATGGGCTTATTGTCGAAAACACCCTTGGTTCTTACGCCCACCTGCACGGAGCCGCATACAGGGAACTTGCAGGTTCTCTTGTCGAAGCTGCCCGAAAGTTCAGGGATTCAAGGGCTTCCCGATAA
- the endA gene encoding tRNA-intron lyase has product MKTQLKGDRVLAGKDAVAELYKTSYFGRPRDDGLELSLVEAAYLHFRGKVEIELEGKLLDFRAFFEQASLRQPNFELKYIVYKDLKERGYYVQPSTVDFRVYPRGSHPGKSAARIFVHVLSERQLLSVKLLQDSVSSAENVHKQFILAVVDEESDLTFYEIKTATPEGEMPEPFPAVKTDATFLEDRVIAWDAEASGALYTRGFYGKMLDPERLQLSLVESLYLFSRGIIVVRDRKGKVFSFGEFVEKASEIEGSFLRKYLAYKALRDSGHVVKTGFKFGTHFRVYRKVEFIEKIPHSEYLVNVIPADYEFRLPVMSGAVRLANSVRKRMLFAVEKGDGVEYLDIGRVKM; this is encoded by the coding sequence TTGAAAACACAACTTAAAGGGGACCGGGTCCTTGCCGGAAAGGACGCGGTAGCCGAACTTTACAAAACAAGTTATTTCGGGCGTCCCAGGGATGACGGGCTTGAACTCTCCCTTGTGGAAGCCGCATACCTTCATTTCAGGGGAAAAGTCGAGATTGAGCTTGAAGGCAAACTGCTTGATTTCAGGGCTTTTTTTGAGCAGGCTTCTCTGAGACAGCCGAATTTCGAACTGAAGTATATCGTTTATAAAGACCTAAAAGAGCGGGGATATTATGTCCAGCCTTCAACTGTAGACTTCCGGGTATACCCTAGAGGCAGCCATCCAGGAAAAAGCGCGGCAAGAATTTTTGTCCATGTCCTGTCTGAAAGGCAGCTTCTTTCTGTAAAGCTTTTGCAGGATTCGGTCTCCTCGGCAGAAAACGTGCACAAGCAGTTTATCCTGGCTGTGGTGGATGAAGAAAGTGACCTCACCTTCTACGAGATTAAAACCGCTACCCCTGAAGGGGAGATGCCTGAGCCCTTCCCTGCAGTCAAAACCGATGCAACTTTCCTCGAAGACAGGGTAATAGCCTGGGACGCTGAGGCTTCCGGGGCACTGTATACCAGAGGTTTCTACGGGAAAATGCTTGACCCTGAAAGGCTGCAGCTCTCCCTTGTAGAGTCCCTCTATCTCTTTTCGAGAGGGATTATAGTTGTCAGGGACAGGAAAGGAAAGGTCTTTTCATTCGGAGAGTTTGTTGAGAAAGCCTCGGAAATCGAAGGTTCTTTCCTGCGGAAATACCTCGCATATAAAGCTCTGCGGGACTCAGGACATGTGGTCAAGACAGGTTTTAAGTTCGGGACCCATTTCAGGGTCTACAGGAAGGTCGAATTCATAGAAAAAATACCTCATTCCGAGTATCTTGTAAACGTTATCCCTGCAGATTACGAGTTCAGGCTTCCGGTTATGTCCGGGGCTGTCCGGCTTGCAAACAGCGTGCGCAAGCGAATGCTCTTTGCAGTCGAGAAAGGGGACGGAGTCGAGTACCTGGATATTGGCAGAGTCAAAATGTGA
- a CDS encoding DUF2209 domain-containing protein — MWDIIAVDISGRHRIKGGYYMVCAAAALTVSADHIEKVKQVKILPFWLKKAPGLLDVVQLIEDTANQLSFEGTIVAEKGDMYNQPRWVPESMFSGAFKYQESLAERRAIELAHHISLSARNLLIKELDIEA, encoded by the coding sequence ATGTGGGATATTATTGCAGTGGACATTTCGGGCAGGCACAGGATCAAAGGCGGCTACTACATGGTCTGTGCAGCAGCAGCCCTTACTGTTTCTGCGGACCATATTGAAAAGGTTAAGCAGGTGAAGATCCTTCCATTCTGGCTTAAAAAAGCACCCGGTTTGCTTGACGTCGTGCAGTTGATTGAGGATACGGCTAACCAGCTTTCCTTTGAGGGGACAATTGTGGCAGAAAAAGGGGATATGTATAACCAGCCCCGGTGGGTGCCAGAAAGTATGTTTTCAGGGGCGTTTAAGTACCAGGAGTCCCTGGCTGAAAGAAGAGCTATTGAACTTGCGCACCACATTTCTTTGAGTGCGCGAAATTTACTTATCAAAGAACTTGACATTGAGGCGTGA
- the hflX gene encoding GTPase HflX, with translation METENQVILVKRTNPRADPERSEYLFEELRELTRTAGYVPVGELTQTKFPDSKYQLGRGKIEELAELVRTTRAEKVIFYNKLSTIQLFNISEICGCQVIDKFQLILEIFAKRATTRRSKLQVELARLRYEIPRARAIVSILKKEEKAGFMGLGDYEDAYEQGLKKRITRIESELESAEKDDESLRTFRHRKGFSLVCLAGYTNAGKSTLFNSIVDESVEAQNMLFTTLVPTTRALELGGRKALLTDTVGFIEELPHWLVDAFKSTLDEIFLSDLILLVVDVSEKPEIILQKLSTAHDTLWDRIQGVPMITVLNKTDLLEASELEAVMEEIGYMAPNPVFVSAKEKAGMQELKAEIIKHLPAWSFYSFSLPNSEKGMSMLSWLYDEGIVHSVEYGERISVDYEARTEVINRIQSLEQNLDE, from the coding sequence ATAGAAACCGAAAACCAGGTAATTCTCGTAAAAAGAACCAATCCGCGGGCTGACCCTGAACGCAGCGAATATCTCTTTGAGGAACTCAGGGAGCTTACAAGGACTGCAGGCTATGTTCCTGTTGGGGAGCTTACGCAGACAAAATTTCCGGATTCCAAGTACCAGTTGGGGAGAGGAAAGATAGAGGAGCTTGCCGAACTTGTGAGAACAACGAGGGCTGAAAAGGTCATATTTTATAACAAGCTCTCTACAATTCAGCTTTTCAATATCTCGGAAATCTGTGGGTGTCAGGTAATAGACAAGTTCCAGCTTATCCTTGAGATCTTTGCAAAAAGAGCTACCACCCGAAGGTCCAAGCTGCAGGTTGAACTTGCAAGGCTGAGGTACGAAATCCCGAGGGCAAGAGCTATTGTTTCCATTCTGAAAAAGGAGGAAAAGGCAGGTTTCATGGGGCTTGGGGACTATGAGGACGCTTATGAACAGGGCCTGAAGAAAAGGATAACAAGGATTGAAAGTGAACTTGAGTCTGCAGAAAAAGATGATGAGTCGCTTCGGACGTTTCGGCACAGGAAGGGGTTTTCTCTGGTATGCCTTGCAGGTTATACAAATGCCGGAAAAAGCACTCTCTTCAATTCCATTGTTGACGAAAGCGTTGAAGCGCAGAACATGCTCTTTACAACCCTTGTGCCGACTACCCGGGCCCTTGAATTAGGCGGAAGAAAGGCTCTTTTGACCGATACCGTAGGGTTTATAGAGGAACTCCCGCACTGGCTGGTTGACGCCTTCAAATCCACCCTCGATGAGATATTTCTTTCCGATCTTATCCTGCTGGTAGTCGATGTAAGCGAAAAACCTGAGATAATCCTGCAGAAACTTTCCACAGCTCACGATACCCTCTGGGACCGCATTCAGGGAGTTCCGATGATTACAGTGCTTAACAAGACCGATTTGCTTGAAGCATCCGAACTTGAAGCTGTTATGGAAGAAATAGGCTATATGGCTCCCAATCCTGTGTTCGTTTCCGCAAAAGAAAAGGCTGGCATGCAGGAGTTAAAAGCCGAGATAATCAAGCATCTTCCTGCCTGGTCTTTCTACTCCTTTTCCCTTCCGAACTCGGAAAAAGGGATGTCAATGCTCTCCTGGCTGTACGATGAGGGTATTGTACACAGTGTTGAGTACGGGGAGCGAATTTCAGTGGATTATGAAGCCAGAACAGAGGTCATCAACCGGATCCAATCTCTGGAGCAGAATCTTGATGAATGA
- a CDS encoding PHP domain-containing protein codes for MKFDLHVHSEYSKDSESSHEDILETALRRGLDGFAICDHDTVEGGLVCAKKAMELGLEITVIPGIEVSSSKGHILVLGVRENIEPLLSPEETIHRARKLGGTIIVPHPFKSSSHGIGSFEGLDIDAVEVFNSRCLFNAPNRKALAEAIRLGIPGVAGSDSHIPEMVGQAYTEIDASENTMEAVLRAIREGKVAPAGKNTPTPIILKQMSGSVKRKLKKKLFGRA; via the coding sequence ATGAAATTCGATCTTCACGTACATTCAGAGTATTCAAAAGATAGCGAGTCAAGCCATGAGGATATCCTTGAGACCGCCCTCCGAAGGGGACTTGACGGATTTGCGATCTGTGACCATGATACGGTTGAAGGCGGGCTTGTCTGTGCAAAAAAAGCTATGGAGCTTGGCCTTGAAATCACAGTCATTCCAGGGATCGAGGTTAGTTCTTCAAAAGGGCATATTCTGGTCCTGGGAGTCAGGGAAAATATTGAACCTCTGTTAAGTCCGGAAGAAACTATCCACAGGGCTCGAAAACTTGGAGGTACGATTATTGTCCCCCACCCTTTCAAGAGCAGTTCCCACGGCATAGGAAGTTTCGAAGGGCTTGACATTGATGCGGTTGAGGTATTTAATTCGCGCTGCCTTTTCAATGCACCCAACCGAAAAGCTCTGGCCGAGGCAATAAGACTCGGAATCCCTGGAGTTGCAGGAAGTGATTCCCATATCCCCGAAATGGTAGGGCAGGCTTACACTGAAATTGATGCCTCTGAAAACACTATGGAAGCCGTGCTAAGGGCAATCAGGGAAGGAAAAGTTGCTCCTGCAGGAAAAAACACGCCCACTCCAATAATCCTGAAACAGATGTCGGGAAGCGTAAAACGAAAACTGAAGAAAAAACTATTTGGAAGAGCTTGA
- a CDS encoding SRPBCC domain-containing protein: protein MSTEIEIFASVDRIWQILMDFAAYPNWNPYIKEISGEVKEGSKIKVHMKQEWEKNGVTLRPRIIRLNPGKELTWKGSFFFPGLLDGEHSLILEEISGHKVRFIQKEIFNGIAIPIISTSWSIEKGTVRSFGDMNNALKKRAERAR from the coding sequence ATCAGTACAGAAATTGAAATCTTCGCTTCTGTGGACCGCATCTGGCAGATCCTTATGGATTTTGCAGCCTATCCCAACTGGAACCCCTACATAAAGGAAATCAGTGGGGAGGTAAAGGAAGGAAGCAAAATTAAAGTCCATATGAAGCAAGAATGGGAAAAAAATGGTGTGACCCTTCGCCCGAGGATCATTCGCCTGAATCCAGGAAAAGAGCTTACCTGGAAGGGGAGTTTCTTTTTCCCCGGGCTGCTCGATGGGGAGCACAGCCTCATCCTTGAGGAGATTTCAGGTCACAAGGTACGCTTTATCCAGAAAGAGATATTCAATGGCATTGCAATTCCTATTATCAGCACTTCATGGTCTATAGAGAAGGGGACAGTACGCAGCTTTGGGGATATGAACAATGCCCTTAAAAAAAGGGCGGAAAGGGCCAGATGA
- a CDS encoding cupin domain-containing protein — MFLKTEYKKIEPYTTKDGSIIRELMHPSVHGNSNQSLAEATVPVGGKTLLHKHRLTEEIYHITEGSGIMTLGSEKLEVRKGDSVCIALGTPHGIRNTGKEPLKILCCCAPAYSHEDTELME, encoded by the coding sequence ATGTTCCTTAAAACCGAATACAAAAAAATTGAACCCTACACCACAAAAGACGGCTCAATAATCCGCGAACTCATGCACCCCTCAGTCCACGGCAACTCAAACCAGAGCCTTGCAGAAGCCACAGTGCCGGTCGGAGGGAAAACGCTTCTTCATAAACACCGGCTAACCGAAGAAATCTATCACATTACAGAAGGCAGCGGGATAATGACCCTCGGCTCTGAAAAATTAGAAGTAAGAAAAGGGGATTCCGTTTGTATTGCTCTCGGAACTCCTCACGGGATCAGAAATACCGGAAAAGAGCCATTGAAGATTCTTTGCTGCTGTGCGCCGGCTTATTCGCACGAGGATACGGAATTGATGGAATAA
- a CDS encoding HEAT repeat domain-containing protein, with protein MVLWYITFACIEIKKIMKYKSEEAVQPLINALKDGYEDVQESAAKALG; from the coding sequence GTGGTTCTTTGGTATATAACATTTGCATGTATCGAGATCAAAAAGATAATGAAATATAAGTCCGAAGAAGCAGTGCAACCACTAATCAACGCACTGAAAGATGGATATGAAGATGTGCAAGAGAGTGCCGCAAAGGCACTTGGGTAA
- a CDS encoding PAS domain-containing sensor histidine kinase, translating to MEQFTANNPNPVLRARKDGTVLYSNMAGEPLLHEWGMVVGGKLPTDITYFIQKVISQNIPGKTEVELGNSKYIIAFYPLPEEECVDMYGFNICEQKETETLLREANEQIQIQSEELNVSNEELRAQADELHEYNKLLHDSETGFRTLAENSPDLIVRFDRQNHCLYSNPAVAKLYGIPRIAEFYGWSASEFIDKTNSKLRMDPEVAKFSEKQRENVFITGKSETVESKYKSSQGEEYYFNTQIVPEFTDGEVISVLAISRDITDIKKVETKLNEMLYNLEEKVKERTAELEKAYSSLLENERRFSEAQKVAHIGNWDWNIITNKLYISDEVYRIYGCEPQELSVIRNAFLSYLHPDDRDFVDNTHKKALNGRPYSIDYRIILANGEEHIVHEQGKVIFDKENIPVQMRGTVQDITKRKKSEEKIKNLADIVESSNDAIGTLSLDEVITGWNKGAEQVYGYSAKEILGKSISILELDNCKGKIKQLIEKIKQGEKIRHYETSRLKMDGTTINVSVTRSPIFDQSGKFVAISFIDRDITEKKIAEKLHQEMQMAEVANRAKSDFLANMSHELRTPLNSIIGFSDLLFEQAYGELNKKQLRSVGNISRSGKHLLNLINDILDISKIEAGKMELDYQNFELATKLDMIRNILFPIADKNNIKIEIDMDSKLTSICADEDKFIQIMYNLVNNAIKFSYENSFVKIGARKKGDLVEITVKDTGIGIKVEDQYKLFKPFSQIDSFSSRKFQGTGLGLSLVKQIVHLHGGYVWFRSNPSEGSTFAFAIPINNNKGNSGYVELDQNA from the coding sequence ATGGAGCAATTTACGGCAAATAATCCGAATCCTGTGCTCCGTGCAAGAAAGGACGGGACTGTTCTTTACTCAAATATGGCGGGTGAGCCCTTATTGCATGAATGGGGTATGGTAGTAGGGGGAAAACTGCCTACTGATATCACTTATTTTATACAAAAAGTAATTTCACAAAATATACCAGGAAAGACGGAAGTTGAATTGGGTAATAGTAAATACATAATTGCTTTTTACCCTTTACCTGAAGAAGAATGCGTAGACATGTATGGATTCAATATATGTGAACAGAAAGAAACAGAGACGCTTCTGCGTGAGGCTAATGAACAAATTCAGATTCAATCCGAGGAGTTGAATGTATCAAACGAAGAGTTACGGGCTCAGGCCGATGAACTCCATGAATATAATAAGTTACTTCATGATAGCGAGACAGGATTTCGTACATTAGCTGAAAATTCTCCTGATTTGATTGTTCGTTTTGATAGACAAAATCACTGTCTATATTCTAATCCTGCTGTTGCAAAACTTTATGGTATCCCTCGAATTGCAGAATTTTATGGCTGGTCTGCAAGTGAATTCATTGATAAAACGAATTCCAAATTGAGAATGGACCCAGAAGTAGCTAAATTCTCAGAAAAACAACGTGAAAACGTTTTTATCACAGGAAAATCTGAAACTGTAGAATCCAAATATAAATCATCACAAGGAGAAGAATATTACTTTAATACACAAATAGTACCGGAGTTTACTGACGGTGAAGTAATTTCTGTTCTTGCTATTTCTCGTGACATTACAGATATAAAGAAAGTAGAAACTAAATTAAATGAAATGCTGTACAATTTAGAAGAGAAAGTTAAAGAACGTACAGCTGAACTTGAAAAAGCTTATAGTTCATTACTGGAAAATGAAAGAAGGTTCTCTGAAGCTCAAAAAGTGGCTCATATTGGAAACTGGGATTGGAATATTATAACTAATAAATTATACATCTCTGATGAAGTTTATCGGATTTATGGATGTGAACCTCAAGAGTTAAGCGTAATTCGTAATGCATTTTTAAGTTATTTACACCCTGACGATCGAGACTTTGTGGATAATACCCATAAGAAAGCTCTAAATGGAAGACCTTACAGCATTGATTATAGGATTATCTTAGCCAATGGAGAAGAACACATAGTTCATGAACAGGGCAAAGTTATTTTTGATAAGGAAAATATCCCTGTTCAAATGAGGGGAACAGTTCAGGATATTACTAAGCGTAAAAAATCAGAAGAAAAAATTAAGAATTTAGCGGATATTGTGGAATCGTCAAATGATGCTATTGGAACTCTATCACTTGACGAGGTTATTACAGGCTGGAACAAAGGAGCAGAGCAGGTTTATGGTTATTCAGCCAAAGAAATTCTGGGAAAAAGCATATCAATACTTGAACTGGATAATTGCAAAGGAAAAATAAAACAGTTAATTGAGAAGATTAAACAGGGAGAAAAGATCCGCCACTACGAAACTTCACGGTTGAAAATGGATGGTACAACAATAAACGTTTCAGTAACTCGTTCACCGATTTTTGACCAATCTGGAAAGTTTGTAGCTATCTCATTTATTGACAGAGATATTACGGAAAAGAAAATCGCAGAAAAGCTGCATCAGGAAATGCAAATGGCTGAAGTCGCAAACCGTGCCAAGAGCGATTTTCTGGCAAATATGAGCCACGAACTGAGAACCCCACTTAACTCAATAATAGGGTTCTCTGACCTTCTGTTTGAGCAGGCATATGGAGAATTGAATAAAAAACAACTGAGGTCAGTAGGGAATATTTCCAGAAGCGGAAAGCATCTCCTGAACCTGATCAATGACATTCTGGATATATCTAAAATAGAAGCCGGAAAAATGGAGCTTGATTACCAAAATTTTGAGCTTGCTACTAAGCTTGATATGATACGAAACATTCTATTTCCCATCGCAGACAAAAATAATATTAAAATTGAAATAGATATGGATAGCAAGCTTACAAGTATCTGTGCCGACGAAGACAAGTTTATTCAGATAATGTACAACCTTGTGAACAACGCTATAAAGTTTTCTTACGAAAACAGCTTTGTAAAAATAGGAGCAAGAAAAAAAGGAGATCTGGTTGAAATAACGGTTAAAGATACCGGAATTGGTATTAAAGTTGAGGACCAGTACAAACTTTTTAAACCTTTTAGCCAGATTGATTCGTTTTCCTCCAGAAAATTTCAGGGAACTGGGCTTGGTCTTTCTTTAGTAAAGCAGATTGTTCACCTGCACGGAGGATATGTCTGGTTCAGAAGCAATCCGAGTGAAGGGAGTACCTTCGCTTTCGCAATTCCAATAAACAACAATAAAGGAAATAGTGGATATGTTGAGTTAGATCAGAATGCGTAA
- a CDS encoding cupin domain-containing protein translates to MPCPLKPNTKKIKPSITKDGSIIRELMHPAVHGNSEQNLSEATVPVGGKTFLHKHRVTEEIYHITEGSGIMALGFEEFEVRKGDSIRIPPGTPHGIRNTGKEQLKILCCCAPAYSHEDTELMG, encoded by the coding sequence TTGCCATGCCCCTTAAAACCGAATACGAAAAAAATCAAACCCTCCATAACAAAAGACGGCTCAATAATCCGCGAACTTATGCATCCCGCAGTCCACGGTAACTCAGAACAGAACCTCTCCGAAGCTACTGTGCCTGTAGGAGGGAAAACTTTTCTTCACAAACACCGGGTAACCGAAGAAATCTATCACATTACAGAAGGTAGCGGGATAATGGCTCTCGGCTTTGAAGAATTTGAAGTCCGAAAAGGAGATTCCATACGTATCCCTCCGGGAACTCCTCACGGGATCAGAAATACCGGAAAAGAGCAGTTGAAGATTCTTTGCTGCTGTGCGCCGGCTTATTCGCACGAGGATACGGAGCTGATGGGGTAA
- a CDS encoding Yip1 family protein, with the protein MAGFKMFSISGYLKEWFNKTKYILTQPREFFKEMHTSGSLKEPVNFMVFTIFIASLLFVPIIMLIFANDLSEMNLFGIILMASGLFVFTLFFMIISVPLNALTYHFLLRICGAKGNFKTTMQVFCYHLSASMVIIPAIGILMLIFYVAEKKGLEGGLFDVMSIVLLMIGVIIIAYYAFYMLFVGFSEAHRMPMKRVILAIVGIPMAINIILAVIPAAFIFGSGFSTGISGQSTETISPLITNILAHYLPNQV; encoded by the coding sequence TTGGCAGGATTTAAAATGTTTTCGATCTCAGGTTATCTCAAAGAATGGTTTAATAAAACTAAATATATCCTGACACAACCTCGAGAATTTTTCAAAGAGATGCACACGTCCGGAAGTCTTAAAGAGCCTGTGAATTTTATGGTTTTTACCATATTCATAGCATCACTGTTGTTCGTACCCATCATAATGCTAATATTCGCTAACGATCTGTCAGAAATGAATCTTTTTGGCATCATTTTGATGGCTTCAGGACTGTTTGTGTTCACTCTATTCTTTATGATTATCTCTGTTCCTTTGAACGCATTAACATATCATTTTCTACTCCGAATATGCGGTGCAAAGGGTAACTTTAAAACAACCATGCAGGTATTTTGCTACCACCTTTCAGCTTCAATGGTTATCATTCCTGCAATTGGTATCTTGATGTTGATATTCTACGTTGCAGAAAAAAAAGGATTAGAGGGAGGGCTGTTCGATGTGATGTCGATTGTTCTCCTGATGATCGGAGTGATAATTATAGCATACTACGCCTTTTATATGCTTTTTGTAGGGTTTTCCGAAGCACACAGGATGCCAATGAAACGCGTAATACTTGCCATAGTTGGTATCCCGATGGCAATAAACATCATACTTGCAGTTATTCCGGCGGCCTTTATATTCGGCAGCGGTTTTTCTACTGGTATCTCTGGTCAGTCTACTGAGACCATATCGCCTTTGATCACAAATATACTGGCACATTACCTGCCAAATCAAGTATAA